GGATGGATGTTTCATAGTCATAGAAATCGTTGATGGACGGTTAGTGGACAATCGAGTCATGGATGGATGGTTTGTGGATAGATGGAGAAAAATGAACATATAGGATATGGGTAGAGAAACTGAAAATTGCTTTAATATTATTCATATGGTTAGAACTCATATAATagattattattaaatttaattgtgattatattttatttaatcaacAGTATCACAAActctaatttattataatatatctaCAATACTACATCCACACTTAGACTACAAACATAGTTGCAtccataaaattatattcatgaTTCATATATCTACGTTTAAACAACaacatctatattatataatcCATAATATATTTGTCCAcacaatttaaattttataattttaaaatatcaaaacatatataatatggatctcaaaatatagaagaaaaataattattttttagtttacacattatattgatatttttaaattataatatgaaaTAGTAACAAATAACATATGTTGGGAATAAATTTCAGTTTTTCAAAAGTCATCTTGGAGAGacaattaaaagtaaaataaaatgttattatgtCTATTGTAGGATGTAAATTCACTTTAAAGATCTTATGGTATAGGATTGTGCTCAATTATTCCAAAAACCGTACCCAAATGACCAAATTTCAGGTAACCAGAAATATTTAGTTACTTGTAAGTAATCATAGAGAATCAAGTTGTAGGGCGTGAGGGCAAAACGGTCCAAAAAACATCAACTGACCAAAAAATGTATGTCTAACGCAAATGTCTCTACAAATAAAAAGTAAACATAAAAGTGTTTTATACGGTAAACAACTCATAAAGAAGCATAAACTTTTAGAGTCTTTTTGCGAATACTCACTCACACAGAGGCCGGAATCATGTCCACAACTTTCATCATGAACACAAACGTAAACGCCTCTTCCACCAGAAGCTTCTCAAATTAGACGAAGGCCATGCCTTGTTTATACATTATATTTGGGCCAAAAAAGGCTGTAAAATAATGTTGAGGCCTTCTAAGATTAAATTGGGCAATATATGCATCCTCGTTGACCGTTGTTAAATAAGTatatcggtttggttcggttatcATGGACACGGTTTACCTCAACCTTTTTTAGtcaccctaaaccctatttcCGGCGTAACACGttcatcctcttcttcatcttctaacCGTTCTAAACCTCCAAAGTTCTGAGACTTGTCTTGATTCCGACACAGAGAGAATCACCAATGGCAGCAGCGAAAGGAAACAGCGACTGGAGAAGTGTAGGAGGAGCTTTGGATGACGAGAATCTTGTCTTCGAAACGACCAAAGGGATCAAACCCATAGCGAGTTTCGACGAGATGGGGATGAATGATAAAGTCCTTCGCGGAGTGTACGACTACGGTTTCAAGAAACCTTCTGAGATTCAGCAGAGAGCTGTGATGCCTATTCTCAAAGGACGTGACGTCATCGCTCAGGCTCAGTCCGGTACGGGCAAAACCTCCATGATTGCCATCTCCGTCTGCCAAATCGTCAACACTTCCTCCAGAAAGTACGTCTCTTTAtcctttatttttcaaaattttcgaATTCTACATTGGTTCTTAAATGATTTTGCTTTGTAATTAAGACAAGAAAataagtcaaaaaaaaaaatattaagacaaGGAACACTTACTTAAGGTTGCAATGTCTGTTTCTGCAATTCACTAAGCCACTTGGTTATTACATGGTTACTGATTTTTCTTTGTGATTAAGACGAGGAACACTTACTTAAGGTTGCAATGTCTGTTTCTGCAATTCACTAATCCACTTGGTTATTACATGgttaatgatttttcttttctgtGATTAAGATGATTAAACTTGCTATAAGCTGCATGATCTGTTTACTAACCTACTTGGTATGTAAAAAATCTTGATTTGCAATTAAGACAAAGAATTCGTTTTGTTTACTAATCAAATATCCAATTGGTACTAGTACATGGttaatgattttgttttgtaattaaGGTGAGGAACACTTACTAAAAGGCTGCAATATATGTGTGTCACGCTTGTATTACATGTGTTGCGTGATCTCTGTTTTTCTTATTTACTAACCAacttggtattttttttttgttcttaaggATTCAGGTTTTGGTCTTGTCTCCATCAAGGGAACTGGCTTCACAAACAGAGAAGACGATACAGGCCATTGGAGTACACACCAGTATACAGGCACATGCCTGCATCGGTGGTAAGAGCATTGGAGAAGACATCAAGAAGCTGGAGCGTGGTGTGCACGCTGTGTCCGGGACGCCTGGTCGAGTCTACGATATGATAAAGAGAGGGAGCTTACAAACCAAATCCGTCAAGCTTTTGATCCTTGATGAATCAGATGAAATGCTGAGCAAAGGTTTGAAAGACCAGATCTACGACGTTTACAGATCTCTTCCACACGATATTCAGGTTTGCTTGATATCTGCTACTCTTCCTCAAGAGATTCTGGAGATGACAAACAAGTTTATGACGGACCCTGTGAGGATACTTGTGAAGCGTGACGAGTTAACTCTCGAAGTAAGTGTTTCTTATATACTTAACTCTTAGTTTCAACAACCATGACACTACAACATTTTTTTGCTAGGGGATTAAACAATATTATGTTGATGTTGGGGAAGAAGAGTGGAAGTTCGATACACTTTGTGATCTTTATGGGAGGCTTGTTATCAATCAAGCAATCATCTTCTGTAACACAAGACAAAAGGTAAAACAGTTACTCATGTTCTTAAACTCTCTGGTCTCTCTATGTCTTATGTCAGATAGTGTTAAAGCTTTgatctgaatatatatatataaggtggATTGGCTAACTGAGAAGATGAGGAGTAGTAACTTTATAGTCTCGTCAATGCATGGAGACAAACGTCAAAAGGAGAGAGACGAAATCATGAACCAGTTCCGGTCTTTTAAAAGCCGTGTCTTAATCGCCTCGGATGTATGGGCACGAGGGATTGATGTTCAGACAGtatgatctctctctctctctctctacctctCTTATAACTATCAGAGTTTTAACTTTATGCTGAAAGTTGGAATCTTTATCATGCGTTAGGTTTCTCATGTCATAAACTATGATGTACCAAATAACCCGGAGCTTTACATACATCGCATTGGACGAGCTGGTCGGTTTGGGAGGGAAGGTGTTGCGATTAACTTTGTGAAAAACTCTGACATGAAGACTCTTCGTGACATTGAGAGGTACTACGGTACTAAAATCCGGGAGATGCCTGCTGATCTTGCCTAAGGATCTTGCTTCCTTGAAGCTGAGGAGGTTGAAGAATCTGTGTTAAGGCCAGTTAAGCACAGCTCTCTATAGACAGTGTGAATTTATATGTATACCGTCTTAAGGCTCAAAAGAAAGTTCCTATATTTAGCTAGCATTTTAGAAATTGTGATGCTAGAGTTCGGTTTAGTTCGCAGAAttgttggtttggtttaaagCCGGTTGAAATGATTCACGGCAACGGCTATTTCAAAGGCTTGTTTAGATACAGTCTTGAGCCGATTCAAATAATCACAGCCTAGacctgggaaaaaaaaaactgaaaccagAGATCCAAACTGAATACAAATTGTAAGACGGGAGAATCCATATCTGATTTGAGCTGGATCATGTAAAATGGCTATTTGAAAAtcatacaaatttcaaaaatccaaaaaaaaaaaaaaccaatctAAAGATTTGAGTTACTTTTcgaaataaaaatgtaattatcttttttatcaaaaataaatagttaGTTTCATCTTCGTTCAGATATGATGtttaaaaatatccaaaccaaaatatatcatcaaatgaattttaatttaaatcaaaaatagATCTAGATAAGATTGTAGAAAAAGATTAATCGAACTTCATCAAAATCCAAACGGGACTTATAATATTGAACCCAaaatccagaaaaaaaaatcctcatTAAAACCGATCGCCAGTCCAACATCGTACCAAACTTCTTTTCCACAATCCGGTTTGCAATAATGTCCCAACCAAACGTATCTGTTTGgactaggggtgggcgttcgggtacccgttcgggttcggatcgggtatttcggattttcgggtatttcggtatagaggtctagaacccgttcgggtatttctgtacttcgggtcgggttcgggtatttttagttcggattcggttatttcggatcgggttcggatatttagattttgaaaaaaaatattaaaattttcatttctcaagtttattgtatttaaaaatataacttttagttaactaattttttatttttaatagattgaatggttaatagatttggacataacattttaaaactaaaaagacactaatttagttattttttttttaattttggatataactttttgttaatttttgaaataaaaaacttgacatgcattttaagtgagtagcaaatcattttttccggaattgtatgtatatcatatgaacttaaattatgtgtagtatcaatataaatattttatataaaatgagagatataaactagaaacataaggttaattatacatatgttcgggtatcttcggatatccattcgggttcgggtattatccgttcgggttcgggtatccaatctctccttattcaatacccgttcgggtattttgctacttcggttcggatttcggttcggtttttcggatcgggttcgggtgccacttcggatatcgggtaaagtgcccacccctagtttggacaaaaaaacataagcaGGAGGGAACCCTCTTGATAAAACAGAGACTTCTATTGTTATACTGTCggaaaaaaacattaacaaaaaaaaaaaaaaaaaaaaaaaagatccgtCGTCTTCGTCGTCGTTGTTGACCCCCCTTCCCCTTTCAGCCATTAAAATCCATTTCCCCTTGCATCCCAATCTCCCTTCACCAAACCCCATCCTCTTGTTTCCTTCCTACCCCTGAAAGATCCGGCCTCTCCTCAGACCTCAAAGCTTCCTCCTTTCGGGATCCGATGGACTCTCGAGACGACGTCACCAACCCAACCCCATCTCCATCGTGCAACCTCTGCGGAAGACTCATCCCTCAATCCTCCACCACCGTCCCCGACGATCTCGAAATCTTCAGCTTATGCGGAGACTGCAAGTTCCTCCTCCTCCAAGACTTCGGCACCacccctcctcctcctcccttgACCCGTCGCCAAACCTCTCGGAGAAGAAGGATGAGGATGAGAAGGAGGcgaagcagcagcagcaggcAAGGGAGCTCCTCCGAGTCCGTCGCCGATCAACCACAGCAGTTCACTCATCTGTTAAGCATCGCAAGACAGAGTGAAACCAGCTCTCACACGACTCCAAACGGTTCTGCGAGATGGAGGGTCTTGTCCGAATCCGAAAGCGAGGATCTTGATAACTTGTCCAACGCTAGCTTTAGCCTCTACAGGTTCTCTTCGCTTGGTGGTGAGTCTGATGCTGCTTCCACCGACATCGAGTTTGACACTGATATCGACCCTATGCACGCTGGTCTGAACCAATGGAACTCAGACGACGAAGACAGAGAatgggaggaggaggaaggagCAAGGCATAGTAGAACTCCTAGTGAGAGCAACAGCTCCGTGACTCGGTTTGATTCACTTGACTTAGAGAGAACCTTCCGTCAAAGAATCATAGAGAGGAGACAAGCGTTATCTCGCAACATCTTCACCGGTCTGGAAGATTTGGAGTTCTCTCGCTACCCTGGGAACGTCGCTGACTATCTCGACGAGAGAGGCTTTGAGGAGCTCCTAGAGCAGCTTGCTGACTCCGACAATTCCAGAAGAGGTGCGCCGCCTGCTTCTCTGTCCTGCGTCAGGAGTCTTCCGAGGGTTATCATCCGAGAGGAGGGGCTAGACTGTGCTGTCTGCAAGGAGGTTTTCTCACTCGGTAATGAGACCACGCAGCTTCCTTGTCTCCATCTGTACCATCCCCATTGTATTGTGCCTTGGCTTGGTGCTCGTAACTCATGCCCGCTGTGCCGGTACGAGCTTCCGACGGATGATAAAGACTACGAAGACCGGAAGCAGAACGTGGTTGATGTGGTGAGCGAGGATAGctcttctgatgatgatggcaCAGAAGGTGGGGAAGAGGAGGATCATGACGTAGTGAGAGGTGAGGGTGAGGCTGGTGTGAGGAGTGTTAGCAGAGGAAGATGGCTGTTTCTGGCTGCTGCACCTGTTGTGAGTCTGGTTGGGGTTGTGTTGGCAATGTGGCTTAGCAACCCACAGAGGAGGAATATAGTGTTCTCTCATAGCCAACGAGGGAACAGGAGCAGAAGATGGTTGCCGTTTTTCTGACAGCAAGTTCCAGTTGTTGCTCCAGAATGTGTATCATTATTACAGACCCTAAgatgttttgagttttttttttgttttgtt
The sequence above is drawn from the Brassica napus cultivar Da-Ae chromosome A8, Da-Ae, whole genome shotgun sequence genome and encodes:
- the LOC106427448 gene encoding DEAD-box ATP-dependent RNA helicase 34, which translates into the protein MAAAKGNSDWRSVGGALDDENLVFETTKGIKPIASFDEMGMNDKVLRGVYDYGFKKPSEIQQRAVMPILKGRDVIAQAQSGTGKTSMIAISVCQIVNTSSRKIQVLVLSPSRELASQTEKTIQAIGVHTSIQAHACIGGKSIGEDIKKLERGVHAVSGTPGRVYDMIKRGSLQTKSVKLLILDESDEMLSKGLKDQIYDVYRSLPHDIQVCLISATLPQEILEMTNKFMTDPVRILVKRDELTLEGIKQYYVDVGEEEWKFDTLCDLYGRLVINQAIIFCNTRQKVDWLTEKMRSSNFIVSSMHGDKRQKERDEIMNQFRSFKSRVLIASDVWARGIDVQTVSHVINYDVPNNPELYIHRIGRAGRFGREGVAINFVKNSDMKTLRDIERYYGTKIREMPADLA
- the LOC106427497 gene encoding E3 ubiquitin-protein ligase SIRP1-like, with the translated sequence MDSRDDVTNPTPSPSCNLCGRLIPQSSTTVPDDLEIFSLCGDCKFLLLQDFGTTPPPPPLTRRQTSRRRRMRMRRRRSSSSRQGSSSESVADQPQQFTHLLSIARQSETSSHTTPNGSARWRVLSESESEDLDNLSNASFSLYRFSSLGGESDAASTDIEFDTDIDPMHAGLNQWNSDDEDREWEEEEGARHSRTPSESNSSVTRFDSLDLERTFRQRIIERRQALSRNIFTGLEDLEFSRYPGNVADYLDERGFEELLEQLADSDNSRRGAPPASLSCVRSLPRVIIREEGLDCAVCKEVFSLGNETTQLPCLHLYHPHCIVPWLGARNSCPLCRYELPTDDKDYEDRKQNVVDVVSEDSSSDDDGTEGGEEEDHDVVRGEGEAGVRSVSRGRWLFLAAAPVVSLVGVVLAMWLSNPQRRNIVFSHSQRGNRSRRWLPFF